The proteins below come from a single Pieris brassicae chromosome 1, ilPieBrab1.1, whole genome shotgun sequence genomic window:
- the LOC123707462 gene encoding E3 ubiquitin-protein ligase SH3RF3 isoform X3 codes for MDEGLLNDLLECSVCLERLDTSSRVLPCQHTFCLKCLKVIVESHKELRCPECRVLVETKVEELPPNVLLMRILEGMKNSAPRKVSVQRVRTTHTQGQVQTQPSSRSDKQVPPHGRAMYDYISKEPGDLSFKKGETIFLQKKLDPFWYHGESSGRSGMFPITYLQVMVPLAAAPALCKALYDFRMSAPDEEGCLAFDKGAIITVHRRVDENWAEGRLEQRVGIFPIAFVELNQAASHLMNSSPINRPVPPAPEHVRAGHSEHRLQAQHPHRYQQMSASTPTSAQGNYQNVADGSQSLPPSHANSQTAIRPSQTSGPMSARRAASPRITEPTRAKYLLDIVHFTSAHKALGVQSVSRVDDNYDRFGAKFDNHSNGADVAYQNVRTERFPVASFNSNLSSDSSSSANTPSSTTTPNTSSDTSTCESAEPSLPGSPDNDTERNATVAAPEDIRERTRETSRDRTRTRDPNALAVPNSSECSTATNTSLNVSLPTESSHVEAREAEPTSLPCSSRITRSAGSEARSSGPDSLLNFGLGLQAVLSPSHGRDNYAATRAPRDHHHREKRHSLTPTTHLQGGHNQNRHSAEILATSLLDHTPERDVRGERERERERRRRRSRSDERPLPAAYVALYPYRPQKPDEIELKKGGVYTVRERCRDGWYKGWCERLQRAGVFPGNYVAPLTPVANRIKHDKSASVSSGKTAPPASDGGNSSAPSAAPAAPAPPDAPPRADSPPAAAPQPSTYPWSAPAQPQQSAPRADKAKDKAKSEKSSISSGVSLMKRLAAMKKCKSPPPVGYSMDNPVFDDSPNASLVFAAQHPVHVRRGSNEGLRQNQHRKSQSLDVTAARRDRHHSQPVKERFRCVVPYPPNSEYELELKVDDIVTVCKKRGDGWYKGTLQRTGRTGLFPASFVQSCPPE; via the exons ATGGATGAGGGTCTACTTAATGACCTGTTGGAGTGTTCAGTCTGTTTGGAGCGTCTGGACACATCATCGCGAGTCTTGCCATGCCAACACACATTCTGTCTCAAATGTCTTAAG GTAATAGTCGAATCTCACAAAGAGCTACGatgccccgagtgtcgggtaCTGGTAGAGACAAAGGTGGAGGAACTGCCTCCAAACGTCCTCCTCATGAGGATCCTGGAGGGCATGAAGAACTCCGCACCCAGGAAAGTTTCTGTACAGAGAGTTAGGACTACGCACACGCAg GGCCAGGTACAAACGCAGCCATCGTCTCGATCAGACAAGCAGGTGCCACCGCACGGGAGAGCTATGTACGATTATATTTCAAAGGAACCCGG TGACCTTTCATTTAAAAAGGGAGAGACGATTTTCCTGCAAAAGAAATTGGACCCTTTCTGGTATCACGGAGAGAGTTCCGGTCGCAGCGGAATGTTCCCTATCACCTATTTGCAG GTGATGGTGCCGTTGGCCGCGGCCCCCGCCTTGTGCAAAGCGCTGTACGACTTCCGGATGTCCGCCCCAGACGAGGAGGGCTGTCTCGCTTTCGATAAGG GGGCTATAATCACGGTCCACCGGCGAGTGGACGAGAACTGGGCCGAGGGTCGCCTCGAGCAACGAGTGGGCATCTTCCCCATCGCATTCGTCGAACTCAACCAGGCCGCTTCGCACCTCATGAACAG CAGTCCGATAAATCGCCCCGTCCCACCCGCGCCGGAGCACGTCAGAGCGGGACACTCGGAGCACAGGCTTCAGGCTCAG CACCCTCATCGATATCAACAGATGTCCGCTTCGACCCCCACCTCGGCGCAAGGCAACTACCAGAACGTGGCCGACGGGAGCCAGTCTCTGCCGCCGTCCCACGCCAACTCCCAAACGGCGATCCGGCCGTCCCAGACGTCGGGCCCGATGTCGGCCCGCCGCGCCGCGAGCCCGAGGATCACGGAGCCCACTCGGGCCAAGTACCTCCTCGACATCGTCCACTTCACAAGTGCGCACAAGGCTCTCGGGGTGCAGAGCGTGTCGCGCGTCGACGACAACTACGACAGGTTCGGGGCCAAGTTCGACAATCACTCGAACGGGGCCGACGTCGCCTATCAGAACGTCCGCACCGAACGCTTTCCCGTCGCGAGCTTCAATTCCAACTTGAGCTCCGACTCGAGCTCCAGCGCGAACACACCGTCCTCGACTACCACGCCCAACACCAGCTCCGACACCAGCACGTGCGAGAGCGCCGAGCCCAGTCTGCCCGGCTCGCCCGACAACGACACGGAGAGGAACGCGACGGTCGCGGCGCCGGAGGACATCCGGGAGCGGACTCGAGAGACCTCTCGAGACCGAACCCGAACGCGAGACCCGAACGCTCTGGCGGTTCCGAactcgagcgagtgttcgacggccACGAACACCTCGTTGAACGTAAGTTTACCGACCGAGTCCTCCCACGTCGAGGCTCGCGAGGCCGAGCCGACGAGTCTGCCCTGCTCGTCGAGGATCACTCGATCCGCTGGATCGGAGGCGAGATCCAGCGGACCGGACTCGCTTCTCAATTTCGGCTTGGGGCTGCAGGCCGTCCTGTCGCCCTCTCACGGCAGAGACAACTACGCGGCGACGAGAGCCCCGAGGGACCACCATCACAGAGAGAAACGGCACAGTTTGACGCCGACCACGCATTTGCAGGGAGGCCACAACCAGAACAG ACATTCGGCCGAAATCCTAGCGACGTCCCTGCTCGATCACACACCAGAGCGAGACGTCCGGGGCGAGAGGGAGAGAGAGCGAGAGAGGAGACGACGGCGGTCTCGAAGCGACGAGCGCCCTCTGCCGGCCGCGTACGTCGCGCTGTATCCGTACAGACCGCAAAAACCAGACGAGATCGAGTTGAAGAAGGGAG GCGTGTACACGGTCCGCGAGCGCTGTCGCGACGGATGGTACAAGGGCTGGTGCGAGCGGCTCCAGCGCGCGGGGGTCTTTCCCGGGAACTACGTGGCGCCCCTCACGCCCGTGGCCAACCGGATCAAGCACGACAAG TCGGCGTCCGTTTCGAGCGGAAAGACGGCGCCCCCGGCCAGCGACGGCGGCAACTCGAGCGCTCCGTCGGCCGCCCCCGCCGCTCCGGCCCCGCCCGACGCCCCGCCCAGGGCCGACAGCCCTCCGGCCGCCGCCC CTCAGCCGTCGACGTATCCCTGGAGTGCGCCGGCCCAGCCTCAGCAGAGCGCTCCCCGAGCCGATAAA GCGAAGGATAAAGCGAAGTCCGAGAAGTCGTCGATCTCGAGCGGCGTGAGCCTGATGAAGCGATTGGCGGCCATGAAGAAGTGCAAGTCTCCGCCGCCCGTGGGCTACAGCATGGACAATCCGGTGTTCGACGACTCGCCCAACGCGTCACTCGTGTTCGCCGCGCAGCACCCCGTGCACGTGCG TCGCGGCAGCAACGAAGGCCTTCGGCAGAACCAGCATCGCAAGTCGCAAAGTCTGGACGTGACGGCCGCCCGGAGGGACAGACATCACTCGCAGCCGGTCAAAGAGAG GTTTCGCTGCGTGGTCCCGTACCCCCCGAATTCCGAATACGAGTTGGAGTTGAAAGTGGACGACATAGTGACGGTCTGCAAGAAGAGGGGCGACGGCTGGTACAAGGGCACGCTGCAGAGGACCGGCAGGACCGGGCTCTTTCCCGCCTCTTTCGTTCAGAGCTGCCCGCCCGAGTGA
- the LOC123707462 gene encoding E3 ubiquitin-protein ligase SH3RF3 isoform X1, whose translation MDEGLLNDLLECSVCLERLDTSSRVLPCQHTFCLKCLKVIVESHKELRCPECRVLVETKVEELPPNVLLMRILEGMKNSAPRKVSVQRVRTTHTQGQVQTQPSSRSDKQVPPHGRAMYDYISKEPGDLSFKKGETIFLQKKLDPFWYHGESSGRSGMFPITYLQVMVPLAAAPALCKALYDFRMSAPDEEGCLAFDKGAIITVHRRVDENWAEGRLEQRVGIFPIAFVELNQAASHLMNSSPINRPVPPAPEHVRAGHSEHRLQAQHPHRYQQMSASTPTSAQGNYQNVADGSQSLPPSHANSQTAIRPSQTSGPMSARRAASPRITEPTRAKYLLDIVHFTSAHKALGVQSVSRVDDNYDRFGAKFDNHSNGADVAYQNVRTERFPVASFNSNLSSDSSSSANTPSSTTTPNTSSDTSTCESAEPSLPGSPDNDTERNATVAAPEDIRERTRETSRDRTRTRDPNALAVPNSSECSTATNTSLNVSLPTESSHVEAREAEPTSLPCSSRITRSAGSEARSSGPDSLLNFGLGLQAVLSPSHGRDNYAATRAPRDHHHREKRHSLTPTTHLQGGHNQNRHSAEILATSLLDHTPERDVRGERERERERRRRRSRSDERPLPAAYVALYPYRPQKPDEIELKKGGVYTVRERCRDGWYKGWCERLQRAGVFPGNYVAPLTPVANRIKHDKSASVSSGKTAPPASDGGNSSAPSAAPAAPAPPDAPPRADSPPAAAPQPSTYPWSAPAQPQQSAPRADKAKDKAKSEKSSISSGVSLMKRLAAMKKCKSPPPVGYSMDNPVFDDSPNASLVFAAQHPVHVRSGSCPSQLLRASPAGPTSAGQIPAPAGPTVAKHRERPHDHRMLSRGSNEGLRQNQHRKSQSLDVTAARRDRHHSQPVKERFRCVVPYPPNSEYELELKVDDIVTVCKKRGDGWYKGTLQRTGRTGLFPASFVQSCPPE comes from the exons ATGGATGAGGGTCTACTTAATGACCTGTTGGAGTGTTCAGTCTGTTTGGAGCGTCTGGACACATCATCGCGAGTCTTGCCATGCCAACACACATTCTGTCTCAAATGTCTTAAG GTAATAGTCGAATCTCACAAAGAGCTACGatgccccgagtgtcgggtaCTGGTAGAGACAAAGGTGGAGGAACTGCCTCCAAACGTCCTCCTCATGAGGATCCTGGAGGGCATGAAGAACTCCGCACCCAGGAAAGTTTCTGTACAGAGAGTTAGGACTACGCACACGCAg GGCCAGGTACAAACGCAGCCATCGTCTCGATCAGACAAGCAGGTGCCACCGCACGGGAGAGCTATGTACGATTATATTTCAAAGGAACCCGG TGACCTTTCATTTAAAAAGGGAGAGACGATTTTCCTGCAAAAGAAATTGGACCCTTTCTGGTATCACGGAGAGAGTTCCGGTCGCAGCGGAATGTTCCCTATCACCTATTTGCAG GTGATGGTGCCGTTGGCCGCGGCCCCCGCCTTGTGCAAAGCGCTGTACGACTTCCGGATGTCCGCCCCAGACGAGGAGGGCTGTCTCGCTTTCGATAAGG GGGCTATAATCACGGTCCACCGGCGAGTGGACGAGAACTGGGCCGAGGGTCGCCTCGAGCAACGAGTGGGCATCTTCCCCATCGCATTCGTCGAACTCAACCAGGCCGCTTCGCACCTCATGAACAG CAGTCCGATAAATCGCCCCGTCCCACCCGCGCCGGAGCACGTCAGAGCGGGACACTCGGAGCACAGGCTTCAGGCTCAG CACCCTCATCGATATCAACAGATGTCCGCTTCGACCCCCACCTCGGCGCAAGGCAACTACCAGAACGTGGCCGACGGGAGCCAGTCTCTGCCGCCGTCCCACGCCAACTCCCAAACGGCGATCCGGCCGTCCCAGACGTCGGGCCCGATGTCGGCCCGCCGCGCCGCGAGCCCGAGGATCACGGAGCCCACTCGGGCCAAGTACCTCCTCGACATCGTCCACTTCACAAGTGCGCACAAGGCTCTCGGGGTGCAGAGCGTGTCGCGCGTCGACGACAACTACGACAGGTTCGGGGCCAAGTTCGACAATCACTCGAACGGGGCCGACGTCGCCTATCAGAACGTCCGCACCGAACGCTTTCCCGTCGCGAGCTTCAATTCCAACTTGAGCTCCGACTCGAGCTCCAGCGCGAACACACCGTCCTCGACTACCACGCCCAACACCAGCTCCGACACCAGCACGTGCGAGAGCGCCGAGCCCAGTCTGCCCGGCTCGCCCGACAACGACACGGAGAGGAACGCGACGGTCGCGGCGCCGGAGGACATCCGGGAGCGGACTCGAGAGACCTCTCGAGACCGAACCCGAACGCGAGACCCGAACGCTCTGGCGGTTCCGAactcgagcgagtgttcgacggccACGAACACCTCGTTGAACGTAAGTTTACCGACCGAGTCCTCCCACGTCGAGGCTCGCGAGGCCGAGCCGACGAGTCTGCCCTGCTCGTCGAGGATCACTCGATCCGCTGGATCGGAGGCGAGATCCAGCGGACCGGACTCGCTTCTCAATTTCGGCTTGGGGCTGCAGGCCGTCCTGTCGCCCTCTCACGGCAGAGACAACTACGCGGCGACGAGAGCCCCGAGGGACCACCATCACAGAGAGAAACGGCACAGTTTGACGCCGACCACGCATTTGCAGGGAGGCCACAACCAGAACAG ACATTCGGCCGAAATCCTAGCGACGTCCCTGCTCGATCACACACCAGAGCGAGACGTCCGGGGCGAGAGGGAGAGAGAGCGAGAGAGGAGACGACGGCGGTCTCGAAGCGACGAGCGCCCTCTGCCGGCCGCGTACGTCGCGCTGTATCCGTACAGACCGCAAAAACCAGACGAGATCGAGTTGAAGAAGGGAG GCGTGTACACGGTCCGCGAGCGCTGTCGCGACGGATGGTACAAGGGCTGGTGCGAGCGGCTCCAGCGCGCGGGGGTCTTTCCCGGGAACTACGTGGCGCCCCTCACGCCCGTGGCCAACCGGATCAAGCACGACAAG TCGGCGTCCGTTTCGAGCGGAAAGACGGCGCCCCCGGCCAGCGACGGCGGCAACTCGAGCGCTCCGTCGGCCGCCCCCGCCGCTCCGGCCCCGCCCGACGCCCCGCCCAGGGCCGACAGCCCTCCGGCCGCCGCCC CTCAGCCGTCGACGTATCCCTGGAGTGCGCCGGCCCAGCCTCAGCAGAGCGCTCCCCGAGCCGATAAA GCGAAGGATAAAGCGAAGTCCGAGAAGTCGTCGATCTCGAGCGGCGTGAGCCTGATGAAGCGATTGGCGGCCATGAAGAAGTGCAAGTCTCCGCCGCCCGTGGGCTACAGCATGGACAATCCGGTGTTCGACGACTCGCCCAACGCGTCACTCGTGTTCGCCGCGCAGCACCCCGTGCACGTGCG GTCGGGCTCGTGCCCCTCGCAGTTGCTGCGAGCGTCGCCCGCGGGACCGACCTCGGCGGGGCAGATTCCGGCCCCCGCGGGTCCGACAGTGGCCAAGCACAGGGAACGACCGCACGATCATCGCATGCTCAG TCGCGGCAGCAACGAAGGCCTTCGGCAGAACCAGCATCGCAAGTCGCAAAGTCTGGACGTGACGGCCGCCCGGAGGGACAGACATCACTCGCAGCCGGTCAAAGAGAG GTTTCGCTGCGTGGTCCCGTACCCCCCGAATTCCGAATACGAGTTGGAGTTGAAAGTGGACGACATAGTGACGGTCTGCAAGAAGAGGGGCGACGGCTGGTACAAGGGCACGCTGCAGAGGACCGGCAGGACCGGGCTCTTTCCCGCCTCTTTCGTTCAGAGCTGCCCGCCCGAGTGA
- the LOC123707462 gene encoding E3 ubiquitin-protein ligase SH3RF3 isoform X4, whose amino-acid sequence MDEGLLNDLLECSVCLERLDTSSRVLPCQHTFCLKCLKVIVESHKELRCPECRVLVETKVEELPPNVLLMRILEGMKNSAPRKVSVQRVRTTHTQGQVQTQPSSRSDKQVPPHGRAMYDYISKEPGDLSFKKGETIFLQKKLDPFWYHGESSGRSGMFPITYLQVMVPLAAAPALCKALYDFRMSAPDEEGCLAFDKGAIITVHRRVDENWAEGRLEQRVGIFPIAFVELNQAASHLMNSSPINRPVPPAPEHVRAGHSEHRLQAQHPHRYQQMSASTPTSAQGNYQNVADGSQSLPPSHANSQTAIRPSQTSGPMSARRAASPRITEPTRAKYLLDIVHFTSAHKALGVQSVSRVDDNYDRFGAKFDNHSNGADVAYQNVRTERFPVASFNSNLSSDSSSSANTPSSTTTPNTSSDTSTCESAEPSLPGSPDNDTERNATVAAPEDIRERTRETSRDRTRTRDPNALAVPNSSECSTATNTSLNAVLSPSHGRDNYAATRAPRDHHHREKRHSLTPTTHLQGGHNQNRHSAEILATSLLDHTPERDVRGERERERERRRRRSRSDERPLPAAYVALYPYRPQKPDEIELKKGGVYTVRERCRDGWYKGWCERLQRAGVFPGNYVAPLTPVANRIKHDKSASVSSGKTAPPASDGGNSSAPSAAPAAPAPPDAPPRADSPPAAAPQPSTYPWSAPAQPQQSAPRADKAKDKAKSEKSSISSGVSLMKRLAAMKKCKSPPPVGYSMDNPVFDDSPNASLVFAAQHPVHVRSGSCPSQLLRASPAGPTSAGQIPAPAGPTVAKHRERPHDHRMLSRGSNEGLRQNQHRKSQSLDVTAARRDRHHSQPVKERFRCVVPYPPNSEYELELKVDDIVTVCKKRGDGWYKGTLQRTGRTGLFPASFVQSCPPE is encoded by the exons ATGGATGAGGGTCTACTTAATGACCTGTTGGAGTGTTCAGTCTGTTTGGAGCGTCTGGACACATCATCGCGAGTCTTGCCATGCCAACACACATTCTGTCTCAAATGTCTTAAG GTAATAGTCGAATCTCACAAAGAGCTACGatgccccgagtgtcgggtaCTGGTAGAGACAAAGGTGGAGGAACTGCCTCCAAACGTCCTCCTCATGAGGATCCTGGAGGGCATGAAGAACTCCGCACCCAGGAAAGTTTCTGTACAGAGAGTTAGGACTACGCACACGCAg GGCCAGGTACAAACGCAGCCATCGTCTCGATCAGACAAGCAGGTGCCACCGCACGGGAGAGCTATGTACGATTATATTTCAAAGGAACCCGG TGACCTTTCATTTAAAAAGGGAGAGACGATTTTCCTGCAAAAGAAATTGGACCCTTTCTGGTATCACGGAGAGAGTTCCGGTCGCAGCGGAATGTTCCCTATCACCTATTTGCAG GTGATGGTGCCGTTGGCCGCGGCCCCCGCCTTGTGCAAAGCGCTGTACGACTTCCGGATGTCCGCCCCAGACGAGGAGGGCTGTCTCGCTTTCGATAAGG GGGCTATAATCACGGTCCACCGGCGAGTGGACGAGAACTGGGCCGAGGGTCGCCTCGAGCAACGAGTGGGCATCTTCCCCATCGCATTCGTCGAACTCAACCAGGCCGCTTCGCACCTCATGAACAG CAGTCCGATAAATCGCCCCGTCCCACCCGCGCCGGAGCACGTCAGAGCGGGACACTCGGAGCACAGGCTTCAGGCTCAG CACCCTCATCGATATCAACAGATGTCCGCTTCGACCCCCACCTCGGCGCAAGGCAACTACCAGAACGTGGCCGACGGGAGCCAGTCTCTGCCGCCGTCCCACGCCAACTCCCAAACGGCGATCCGGCCGTCCCAGACGTCGGGCCCGATGTCGGCCCGCCGCGCCGCGAGCCCGAGGATCACGGAGCCCACTCGGGCCAAGTACCTCCTCGACATCGTCCACTTCACAAGTGCGCACAAGGCTCTCGGGGTGCAGAGCGTGTCGCGCGTCGACGACAACTACGACAGGTTCGGGGCCAAGTTCGACAATCACTCGAACGGGGCCGACGTCGCCTATCAGAACGTCCGCACCGAACGCTTTCCCGTCGCGAGCTTCAATTCCAACTTGAGCTCCGACTCGAGCTCCAGCGCGAACACACCGTCCTCGACTACCACGCCCAACACCAGCTCCGACACCAGCACGTGCGAGAGCGCCGAGCCCAGTCTGCCCGGCTCGCCCGACAACGACACGGAGAGGAACGCGACGGTCGCGGCGCCGGAGGACATCCGGGAGCGGACTCGAGAGACCTCTCGAGACCGAACCCGAACGCGAGACCCGAACGCTCTGGCGGTTCCGAactcgagcgagtgttcgacggccACGAACACCTCGTTGAAC GCCGTCCTGTCGCCCTCTCACGGCAGAGACAACTACGCGGCGACGAGAGCCCCGAGGGACCACCATCACAGAGAGAAACGGCACAGTTTGACGCCGACCACGCATTTGCAGGGAGGCCACAACCAGAACAG ACATTCGGCCGAAATCCTAGCGACGTCCCTGCTCGATCACACACCAGAGCGAGACGTCCGGGGCGAGAGGGAGAGAGAGCGAGAGAGGAGACGACGGCGGTCTCGAAGCGACGAGCGCCCTCTGCCGGCCGCGTACGTCGCGCTGTATCCGTACAGACCGCAAAAACCAGACGAGATCGAGTTGAAGAAGGGAG GCGTGTACACGGTCCGCGAGCGCTGTCGCGACGGATGGTACAAGGGCTGGTGCGAGCGGCTCCAGCGCGCGGGGGTCTTTCCCGGGAACTACGTGGCGCCCCTCACGCCCGTGGCCAACCGGATCAAGCACGACAAG TCGGCGTCCGTTTCGAGCGGAAAGACGGCGCCCCCGGCCAGCGACGGCGGCAACTCGAGCGCTCCGTCGGCCGCCCCCGCCGCTCCGGCCCCGCCCGACGCCCCGCCCAGGGCCGACAGCCCTCCGGCCGCCGCCC CTCAGCCGTCGACGTATCCCTGGAGTGCGCCGGCCCAGCCTCAGCAGAGCGCTCCCCGAGCCGATAAA GCGAAGGATAAAGCGAAGTCCGAGAAGTCGTCGATCTCGAGCGGCGTGAGCCTGATGAAGCGATTGGCGGCCATGAAGAAGTGCAAGTCTCCGCCGCCCGTGGGCTACAGCATGGACAATCCGGTGTTCGACGACTCGCCCAACGCGTCACTCGTGTTCGCCGCGCAGCACCCCGTGCACGTGCG GTCGGGCTCGTGCCCCTCGCAGTTGCTGCGAGCGTCGCCCGCGGGACCGACCTCGGCGGGGCAGATTCCGGCCCCCGCGGGTCCGACAGTGGCCAAGCACAGGGAACGACCGCACGATCATCGCATGCTCAG TCGCGGCAGCAACGAAGGCCTTCGGCAGAACCAGCATCGCAAGTCGCAAAGTCTGGACGTGACGGCCGCCCGGAGGGACAGACATCACTCGCAGCCGGTCAAAGAGAG GTTTCGCTGCGTGGTCCCGTACCCCCCGAATTCCGAATACGAGTTGGAGTTGAAAGTGGACGACATAGTGACGGTCTGCAAGAAGAGGGGCGACGGCTGGTACAAGGGCACGCTGCAGAGGACCGGCAGGACCGGGCTCTTTCCCGCCTCTTTCGTTCAGAGCTGCCCGCCCGAGTGA